A portion of the Cloacibacillus sp. An23 genome contains these proteins:
- a CDS encoding flavodoxin, with product MALVLKIFKAGMLPAIALAFMLSLACGRGEAAGKALVVYFSWSGNTEALAKEIQAQTGADIFRIETVEPYPEDYNATVDQGRAEQRANARPALKQAKIDNLAEYDTIFIGAPNWWSSIPMPVAAFLEANDFSGKTVAQFVTHGGGGTANCDDDLRKLCPGAKFTEVLSIGGSSARSAKGEVTEWLSAIGFTK from the coding sequence ATGGCACTTGTTCTGAAAATATTCAAGGCGGGTATGCTTCCCGCGATAGCGCTCGCGTTCATGCTCTCGCTCGCCTGCGGGCGCGGCGAGGCAGCGGGCAAGGCGCTCGTAGTCTACTTCTCGTGGAGCGGCAACACAGAGGCGCTGGCGAAAGAGATACAGGCGCAGACCGGAGCGGACATCTTCCGCATCGAGACCGTCGAGCCCTACCCAGAAGACTACAACGCGACGGTGGACCAGGGACGCGCCGAACAGCGCGCGAACGCCCGCCCCGCGCTGAAACAGGCGAAGATAGACAACCTCGCGGAATACGACACTATATTCATCGGCGCGCCGAACTGGTGGAGCTCGATACCGATGCCGGTCGCGGCATTCCTCGAGGCCAACGACTTCTCCGGCAAGACCGTGGCGCAGTTCGTCACGCACGGCGGCGGCGGGACGGCGAACTGCGACGACGACCTGCGTAAGCTCTGCCCCGGCGCGAAATTCACCGAAGTCCTCTCGATAGGCGGAAGCTCGGCGCGCAGCGCGAAGGGCGAAGTGACCGAGTGGCTCTCCGCGATAGGCTTCACGAAATAA
- a CDS encoding aldo/keto reductase, giving the protein MKKLGFGFMRLPLTDKEDVKSVDRGQVKRMVDRFLERGFTYFDTAYMYHDHTSEDVLRETLVERHPREAFTVATKLPLMFLEKEGDQERIFDEQLKKCGVDYFDYYLLHNVNANSIENVRKYDSFGFIRKLKEEGRVRHIGFSFHDGADLLDRVLAEHPETEFVQLQINYLDWDNEGIQSRRCLETARRYGKPVFVMEPVKGGSLVEIPDEAKAMFEACTPGMSPASWAVRFAAGQEGVALVLSGMSSYEQLEDNTGYMEDFKPLTERELETLERAKGAIAAAHAIPCTACRYCVEGCPMEIPIPEYFALYNAHKHTKAGIFDVQTVYYANIAKTRAKASACVSCGQCERACPQHIKVIDRLKDVAAAFEPNEA; this is encoded by the coding sequence TTGAAAAAACTCGGATTCGGCTTCATGCGCCTGCCTCTGACGGACAAGGAGGACGTGAAGAGCGTAGACCGCGGACAGGTCAAGAGGATGGTCGACAGGTTCCTCGAGCGCGGCTTCACCTACTTCGACACCGCGTACATGTATCACGACCATACGAGCGAGGACGTGCTGCGCGAGACGCTGGTCGAGCGCCACCCGCGAGAAGCGTTCACCGTCGCGACGAAGCTGCCGCTCATGTTCCTCGAGAAAGAGGGCGACCAGGAGCGCATCTTCGACGAGCAGCTCAAAAAATGCGGCGTCGATTACTTCGACTACTATCTGCTGCACAACGTCAACGCGAACAGCATCGAGAACGTGCGGAAATACGACAGTTTCGGCTTCATCCGCAAGTTGAAGGAAGAGGGGCGCGTCCGCCATATCGGTTTCTCGTTCCACGACGGCGCGGACCTTCTCGACCGCGTGCTCGCGGAGCACCCCGAGACGGAATTCGTGCAGCTTCAGATAAACTACCTCGACTGGGACAACGAGGGCATACAGTCGCGACGCTGCCTCGAAACGGCGCGCCGCTACGGAAAGCCCGTGTTCGTCATGGAGCCGGTAAAGGGCGGATCGCTCGTCGAGATCCCCGACGAGGCCAAGGCTATGTTCGAAGCCTGCACGCCCGGCATGTCGCCCGCGTCGTGGGCCGTGCGCTTCGCGGCGGGGCAGGAGGGCGTCGCGCTCGTGCTGAGCGGAATGTCCTCCTATGAACAGCTGGAAGACAACACGGGCTACATGGAGGACTTCAAGCCGCTCACGGAGCGCGAGCTCGAGACGCTCGAGCGCGCCAAGGGCGCGATAGCCGCGGCGCACGCGATACCATGCACAGCCTGCCGCTACTGCGTCGAAGGCTGTCCGATGGAGATCCCCATACCGGAATACTTCGCGCTCTACAACGCGCATAAGCACACGAAAGCCGGAATCTTCGACGTACAGACCGTCTACTACGCGAACATAGCGAAGACGCGCGCGAAGGCCTCCGCCTGCGTGAGCTGCGGACAGTGCGAGCGCGCCTGCCCGCAGCACATAAAGGTCATAGACCGCCTGAAAGACGTGGCCGCTGCGTTCGAGCCGAATGAGGCGTAA
- a CDS encoding cyclophilin-like fold protein has protein sequence MKILIAVCVTALLTAVSSAWAGGPARVKFTWDGGEAVAELDGGAAAESLLAMLPLTLDFEDFNGTERIAYTPEKPDTSGAPESYTPKAGDITIYAPWGNIAVFYRPFRESRGLVPLGRFVEGADKISTLGKGVRIEAME, from the coding sequence ATGAAAATTCTGATTGCCGTGTGCGTCACGGCGCTGCTGACTGCAGTAAGCTCCGCGTGGGCCGGCGGGCCGGCGCGCGTGAAATTCACGTGGGACGGCGGCGAGGCCGTGGCCGAGCTCGACGGCGGCGCCGCCGCGGAAAGTCTGCTCGCGATGCTGCCGCTTACGCTCGACTTCGAGGACTTCAACGGCACGGAGCGCATAGCCTACACGCCCGAAAAGCCCGACACGTCCGGCGCTCCTGAGAGCTATACGCCGAAGGCCGGAGACATAACGATCTACGCGCCGTGGGGCAACATAGCGGTATTTTACAGGCCGTTCCGCGAATCGCGCGGGCTCGTGCCTCTCGGCCGGTTCGTCGAAGGCGCGGACAAAATATCGACGCTCGGCAAAGGCGTGCGCATAGAGGCGATGGAATAG
- a CDS encoding cupin domain-containing protein → MKNGMKKLMAAAAAASVLAAGASFAADDGQYLGKTQTIIRAGTYKSVEGPAQNFTGKARIDNIFPENGPAKFSGAYVTFEPGARSNWHTHQIGQTLVVTMGVCLTGTWGGEVTRAYPGDVIQCPPGVKHWHGASPDAAMTHVSICQSDENGSVVEWMEPVTDEQYAKGLTDGGSARPRG, encoded by the coding sequence ATGAAAAACGGAATGAAAAAGCTCATGGCCGCGGCAGCCGCGGCGTCGGTGCTCGCGGCGGGCGCGTCCTTCGCGGCGGATGACGGCCAGTATCTCGGCAAGACGCAGACCATAATACGCGCAGGAACCTACAAGTCGGTCGAGGGGCCGGCGCAGAACTTCACCGGCAAAGCGCGCATCGACAACATATTCCCCGAGAACGGCCCGGCGAAGTTCAGCGGCGCTTACGTCACCTTCGAGCCAGGCGCGCGCTCCAACTGGCACACCCACCAGATCGGCCAGACCCTCGTCGTGACTATGGGAGTATGCCTCACCGGCACGTGGGGCGGCGAAGTGACGCGCGCATATCCCGGCGACGTCATCCAGTGCCCGCCCGGCGTCAAGCACTGGCACGGCGCTTCTCCCGACGCGGCGATGACCCACGTCTCGATCTGCCAGTCGGACGAGAACGGCAGCGTAGTCGAGTGGATGGAACCCGTCACCGACGAACAGTACGCCAAGGGGCTGACGGACGGCGGCAGCGCCCGGCCGCGCGGATAA